The following coding sequences are from one Sander lucioperca isolate FBNREF2018 chromosome 2, SLUC_FBN_1.2, whole genome shotgun sequence window:
- the mymk gene encoding protein myomaker — translation MGAFIAKMLLPTVSSLVFLPTASVAAKRGFHMEAMVYFFTMFFTAIYHACDGPGLSILCFMRYDVLEYFSVYGTALSMWVTLIALGDFDEPQRSSMTMFGVLTIAVRIYQDRWGYGIYSGPIGSAVFIITVKWLQKMKQLRAVYPEKTVYTQQVGPGCCFGALALMLRFYFEEWDYAYVHSFYHLSLAVSFILLLPKKNRYAGTGRNAAKLSWFTLCCCSMSPGTTKEKTGTTKEKTGTTKEKTGTTKEKTDKPKKKKSSRTVWTIPTEKLWTQRSSTPILPLYTPPPSTPVKGTSISKLKEMNGWK, via the exons ATGGGCGCATTTATTGCCAAGATGCTGCTTCCGACAGTCAGCAGCCTGGTGTTTCTGCCTACAGCCAGTGTGGCCGCCAAGAGGGGCTTCCACATGGAGGCCATGGTCTACTTTTTCACCATGTTCTTCACTGCG ATCTACCATGCATGTGATGGACCAGGCCTCTCCATCCTGTGTTTCATGAGATACGACGTTCTGGAGTACTTTAGTGTTTACGGCACAGCTCTCTCCATGTGGGTCACACTGATAG CTCTGGGCGACTTTGATGAACCCCAGCGCTCCAGTATGACCATGTTTGGAGTGCTGACCATCGCTGTGAGGATCTACCAGGATCGCTGGGGCTACGGGATCTACTCTGGACCCATCGGATCAGCTgtcttcatcatcactgtcaaaTGG CTGCAGAAGATGAAGCAGCTGAGGGCAGTGTATCCAGAGAAGACAGTGTACACGCAGCAGGTCGGTCCAGGCTGCTGCTTCGGTGCTCTCGCTCTGATGCTGCGTTTCTACTTTGAG GAGTGGGACTACGCCTACGTCCACAGCTTCTACCATCTGTCTCTGGCGGTGTCcttcatcctgctgctgccaaaGAAGAACCGCTACGCAGGGACGGGACGAAATGCGGCTAAACTCAGCTGGTTcactctctgctgctgt TCCATGTCCCCTGGTACTACTAAAGAGAAAACTGGTACTACTAAAGAGAAGACTGGTACTACTAAAGAGAAGACTGGTACTACTAAAGAGAAGACAGACAAgccgaagaagaagaagtcgTCTCGTACTGTGTGGACAATCCCCACCGAGAAGCTGTGGACACAACGCAGTAGCACCCCCATCCTGCCTCTTtacacccccccaccctccacacCTGTCAAAGGGACCAGCATCAGCAAGCTCAAAGAGATGAACGGCTGGAAGTGA